Proteins encoded by one window of Rutidosis leptorrhynchoides isolate AG116_Rl617_1_P2 chromosome 7, CSIRO_AGI_Rlap_v1, whole genome shotgun sequence:
- the LOC139857083 gene encoding rab GTPase-activating protein 22-like isoform X2 produces the protein MLASQQKQYLLRALRRSTTSSPSPSSPSSSSSPSSSSWIHLRSVLLIVSSSSSSSPISTNRGHLQSPWSRKRRKHALQPKQWKTLFDEDGRLCDGGVKLLKKVRNGGVHPDLRAKVWPFLLGVYDLKSSEEERDAVKVKNRKEYEKLREQCQQTYKQYDQSQSTPIMEKREVSSEGSDVSKDAGEVIDSSTLDDTAASPEVDHSTGQNYPREGGEGSEITVKSESESSDSDSSVEADVMHASPTPEKVAEANNNNNDNNKDKDKDKDSSSSSNKGGSKTTNSYRSESFSTWQRIIRLDAIRANDEWIVYTPSQAAVCSTKARTLAESVCLKDYNHLEPCRIFHAARLVSILEAYALYDPEIGYCQGMSDLLSPIISVVEDDSEAFWCFVGFMKKARHNFRLDEVGIRRQLNIVSKIIKGKDTHLYRHLEELQAEDCFFVYRMVVVLFRRELNFEQTLCLWEVMWADQTAIRAGITKSAWGRMRLRAPPTDDLLLYAIAACVLQRRKLIIEKYSSMDEILRECNSMAGHLDVWKLLDDAHDLVVTLHDKI, from the exons ATGTTGGCGTCACAACAGAAACAATATTTATTGAGAGCACTCCGGCGGAGTACTACTTCTTCGCCGTCGCCGTCATCTCCGTCGTCATCGTCATCTCCGTCATCGTCATCGTGGATTCATTTGCGATCAGTTCTATTAATTgtttcgtcatcatcatcatcctcaccaATTTCTACTAATAG gggCCACCTTCAATCACCATGGTCAAGAAAGAGAAGAAAACATGCTCTTCAACCAAAACAATGGAAGACTTTatttgatgaagatggaagattaTGTGACGGCGGAGTCAAATTATTGAAGAAAGTTAGAAATGGG GGTGTTCATCCTGATCTAAGAGCTAAAGTCTGGCCGTTTCTTCTTGGAGT CTATGATCTTAAAAGTTCAGAAGAAGAACGAGACGCTGTTAAAGTTAAGAATAG GAAAGAGTATGAGAAGCTTAGAGAACAGTGTCAACAAACTTATAAACAATATGATCAGAGTCAGAGTACCCCGATAATGGAAAAACGTGAAGTCAGCAGCGAAGGAAGTGATGTCAGCAAAGATGCCGGGGAAGTCATAGATTCTTCCACCCTAGACGATACCGCCGCCTCTCCTGAGGTTGACCACTCAACTGGTCAGAATTATCCGCGAGAAGGCGGTGAAGGAAGTGAAATCACCGTAAAAAGTGAAAGCGAGTCTTCCGATTCCGACTCGTCTGTAGAAGCTGATGTCATGCATGCGTCACCCACACCCGAAAAAGTCGCAgaagcaaataataataataatgacaataataaggataaggacaaggataagGATAGCAGCAGTTCGTCAAACAAAGGAGGAAGTAAAACTACGAATTCTTACAGGTCCGAAAGCTTTTCCACATGGCAACGAATCATTCGTCTGGATGCGATCCGTGCAAACGATGAATGGATCGTTTACACGCCATCTCAAGCAGCAGTGTGTTCAACAAAGGCACGCACATTAGCCGAAAGCGTATGTCTAAAGGATTATAATCATCTGGAACCGTGCAGGATTTTCCATGCTGCACGTTTAGTTTCGATTCTCGAAGCGTACGCGTTGTACGACCCGGAAATCGGTTACTGTCAAGGAATGAGCGATCTACTTTCGCCGATTATTTCAGTAGTAGAAGACGACAGTGAAGCCTTCTGGTGCTTTGTCGGTTTCATGAAAAAAGCGCGTCACAATTTCCGACTCGATGAGGTTGGGATACGGCGGCAGTTGAACATAGTGTCGAAGATCATCAAGGGTAAAGACACGCATCTGTACCGACACCTGGAGGAGTTGCAGGCGGAGGATTGTTTCTTCGTGTACAGAATGGTGGTTGTTCTGTTTAGGAGAGAGTTGAATTTTGAACAGACGTTGTGTTTATGGGAGGTGATGTGGGCGGATCAGACGGCGATTAGGGCGGGGATTACGAAATCGGCGTGGGGTAGGATGAGGCTGAGGGCCCCACCGACAGATGATTTGTTACTGTATGCAATAGCGGCGTGTGTATTGCAACGGAGGAAGCTAATTATAGAAAAGTATAGCAGCATGGATGAAATATTGAGAGAGTGTAATAGCATGGCTGGACATTTGGATGTATGGAAACTGCTTGATGATGCACATGACTTGGTTGTAACCCTCCATGATAAGATTTAG
- the LOC139857083 gene encoding rab GTPase-activating protein 22-like isoform X1, whose translation MVWIKLGQITRISLVLLVLLFSLMFDVFSSGGDGRRTGYGFVDAAVGKNDGGIGPIVWITGGGIGGGSGYGSQSNVGIAIAVTVMAGLAIVATLVYSNRGHLQSPWSRKRRKHALQPKQWKTLFDEDGRLCDGGVKLLKKVRNGGVHPDLRAKVWPFLLGVYDLKSSEEERDAVKVKNRKEYEKLREQCQQTYKQYDQSQSTPIMEKREVSSEGSDVSKDAGEVIDSSTLDDTAASPEVDHSTGQNYPREGGEGSEITVKSESESSDSDSSVEADVMHASPTPEKVAEANNNNNDNNKDKDKDKDSSSSSNKGGSKTTNSYRSESFSTWQRIIRLDAIRANDEWIVYTPSQAAVCSTKARTLAESVCLKDYNHLEPCRIFHAARLVSILEAYALYDPEIGYCQGMSDLLSPIISVVEDDSEAFWCFVGFMKKARHNFRLDEVGIRRQLNIVSKIIKGKDTHLYRHLEELQAEDCFFVYRMVVVLFRRELNFEQTLCLWEVMWADQTAIRAGITKSAWGRMRLRAPPTDDLLLYAIAACVLQRRKLIIEKYSSMDEILRECNSMAGHLDVWKLLDDAHDLVVTLHDKI comes from the exons ATGGTGTGGATAAAATTAGGGCAAATAACAAGAATATCACTGGTGCTACTGGTGTTACTTTTCTCATTGATGTTCGACGTCTTCTCCTCCGGTGGTGATGGTCGTCGGACTGGATACGGTTTCGTTGACGCTGCCGTTGGAAAGAACGACGGAGGAATTGGTCCGATTGTTTGGATTACCGGCGGCGGTATTGGTGGTGGTAGTGGTTACGGCTCTCAATCtaatgtcggaatagctatcgccGTCACCGTCATGGCTGGTCTCGCCATTGTTGCCACTCTCGTTTACTCCAATAG gggCCACCTTCAATCACCATGGTCAAGAAAGAGAAGAAAACATGCTCTTCAACCAAAACAATGGAAGACTTTatttgatgaagatggaagattaTGTGACGGCGGAGTCAAATTATTGAAGAAAGTTAGAAATGGG GGTGTTCATCCTGATCTAAGAGCTAAAGTCTGGCCGTTTCTTCTTGGAGT CTATGATCTTAAAAGTTCAGAAGAAGAACGAGACGCTGTTAAAGTTAAGAATAG GAAAGAGTATGAGAAGCTTAGAGAACAGTGTCAACAAACTTATAAACAATATGATCAGAGTCAGAGTACCCCGATAATGGAAAAACGTGAAGTCAGCAGCGAAGGAAGTGATGTCAGCAAAGATGCCGGGGAAGTCATAGATTCTTCCACCCTAGACGATACCGCCGCCTCTCCTGAGGTTGACCACTCAACTGGTCAGAATTATCCGCGAGAAGGCGGTGAAGGAAGTGAAATCACCGTAAAAAGTGAAAGCGAGTCTTCCGATTCCGACTCGTCTGTAGAAGCTGATGTCATGCATGCGTCACCCACACCCGAAAAAGTCGCAgaagcaaataataataataatgacaataataaggataaggacaaggataagGATAGCAGCAGTTCGTCAAACAAAGGAGGAAGTAAAACTACGAATTCTTACAGGTCCGAAAGCTTTTCCACATGGCAACGAATCATTCGTCTGGATGCGATCCGTGCAAACGATGAATGGATCGTTTACACGCCATCTCAAGCAGCAGTGTGTTCAACAAAGGCACGCACATTAGCCGAAAGCGTATGTCTAAAGGATTATAATCATCTGGAACCGTGCAGGATTTTCCATGCTGCACGTTTAGTTTCGATTCTCGAAGCGTACGCGTTGTACGACCCGGAAATCGGTTACTGTCAAGGAATGAGCGATCTACTTTCGCCGATTATTTCAGTAGTAGAAGACGACAGTGAAGCCTTCTGGTGCTTTGTCGGTTTCATGAAAAAAGCGCGTCACAATTTCCGACTCGATGAGGTTGGGATACGGCGGCAGTTGAACATAGTGTCGAAGATCATCAAGGGTAAAGACACGCATCTGTACCGACACCTGGAGGAGTTGCAGGCGGAGGATTGTTTCTTCGTGTACAGAATGGTGGTTGTTCTGTTTAGGAGAGAGTTGAATTTTGAACAGACGTTGTGTTTATGGGAGGTGATGTGGGCGGATCAGACGGCGATTAGGGCGGGGATTACGAAATCGGCGTGGGGTAGGATGAGGCTGAGGGCCCCACCGACAGATGATTTGTTACTGTATGCAATAGCGGCGTGTGTATTGCAACGGAGGAAGCTAATTATAGAAAAGTATAGCAGCATGGATGAAATATTGAGAGAGTGTAATAGCATGGCTGGACATTTGGATGTATGGAAACTGCTTGATGATGCACATGACTTGGTTGTAACCCTCCATGATAAGATTTAG